The following proteins come from a genomic window of Posidoniimonas polymericola:
- the surE gene encoding 5'/3'-nucleotidase SurE: MKILLTNDDGIYAPGMAAMRAALEQQGDEVCVVAPAIEQSGVGHSITFLTPLMAKEVYSYGPEGDARLGWGVEGSPADCVKLAIGKLCPWTPDLVVSGINGGLNVGVNVLYSGTVAAATEAAMNGVPSLAVSLEYDEHARFHPAARLATRVIRVMHERNAWADHLLYNLNIPTTATLDSPGNSASGGAPAPELRFTGMNTYPWAAEFEARLDPKNRHYYWATGSLPVPGPTEDSDLAGIRNGCLTLTPLSYDRTEHDQLEKMRGWEFDLSGD, from the coding sequence ATGAAGATCCTGCTGACCAACGACGACGGCATCTACGCCCCCGGGATGGCCGCCATGCGGGCCGCCCTCGAACAGCAGGGCGACGAGGTCTGCGTCGTGGCGCCGGCAATCGAGCAATCAGGGGTCGGGCACAGCATCACGTTCCTGACGCCGCTGATGGCCAAGGAGGTGTACTCGTATGGCCCGGAGGGCGACGCGCGGCTCGGCTGGGGGGTCGAGGGGAGCCCGGCCGATTGCGTGAAGCTGGCGATCGGCAAGCTCTGCCCGTGGACCCCCGACCTGGTGGTGAGCGGCATCAACGGCGGGCTGAACGTGGGGGTGAACGTGCTGTACTCGGGCACGGTGGCCGCCGCCACCGAGGCCGCGATGAACGGCGTGCCGTCGCTCGCGGTGAGCCTGGAGTACGACGAGCACGCCCGCTTCCACCCCGCCGCTAGGCTGGCGACGCGGGTGATCCGCGTGATGCACGAACGCAACGCGTGGGCCGACCACCTGTTGTACAACCTCAACATCCCGACCACGGCAACGCTCGATTCTCCGGGGAATTCAGCGTCTGGGGGGGCTCCGGCGCCCGAGTTGCGATTCACTGGCATGAACACGTACCCCTGGGCCGCGGAGTTCGAGGCCCGGCTCGACCCCAAGAACCGCCACTACTACTGGGCCACCGGCTCGCTGCCGGTCCCAGGCCCGACAGAGGACTCCGACCTGGCCGGCATCCGCAACGGCTGCCTGACGCTAACCCCCCTGAGCTACGACCGCACTGAGCACGACCAGCTCGAGAAGATGCGTGGGTGGGAGTTCGACCTGAGCGGCGACTAA